A genomic segment from Sphingomonas astaxanthinifaciens DSM 22298 encodes:
- the lptG gene encoding LPS export ABC transporter permease LptG — protein MINLNFFPSPRLARYTVWLYVSRSLAVLLSLSIVLMMLNLLSESGKILAVAGNGEAQLWAYVGYRFPQLIAFAFPFSFLLGALITFTTLNQSSEVVAMKAAGLSAHQLLAPLMAASAVLAGVSFAFNELVVVNGTRQLSAWQDNDYKAVPPDSGIVSNVWVTAGDDLVQAKLVTGRGNGVQIRGLRMFERESNTIRRIVDAERARPYEGGWILENVSIYDSGMNMVLRRPAMRALEGVEPQRFTLAKVDPNAQDIRSLTHNIGEMERAGVTTATARTGLWHKLAQPLSTVLMPLLAAIAAFGLARSGKVLVRAVIGMALGFAYFVIDNFAVALGNVGAYPPLLAAWAPFLLFLLIGETVMIRLEE, from the coding sequence ATGATCAACCTCAATTTCTTCCCCTCGCCGCGGCTCGCCCGCTACACCGTGTGGCTCTACGTCTCGCGCAGCCTCGCGGTGCTCCTGTCGCTGAGCATCGTCCTGATGATGCTCAACCTGCTCTCGGAATCAGGCAAGATCCTCGCGGTCGCGGGCAATGGCGAAGCGCAGCTGTGGGCCTATGTCGGCTATCGCTTTCCCCAGCTGATCGCGTTCGCCTTTCCCTTCTCCTTCCTGCTCGGCGCGCTGATCACGTTCACGACCCTCAACCAGAGCAGCGAGGTGGTGGCGATGAAGGCCGCCGGGCTGTCCGCGCACCAGCTGCTCGCTCCGCTGATGGCCGCGAGCGCGGTCCTCGCCGGCGTGTCCTTCGCCTTCAACGAGCTGGTCGTCGTCAACGGCACCCGCCAGCTGTCGGCATGGCAGGACAATGACTACAAGGCCGTCCCGCCCGACAGCGGGATCGTCAGCAACGTCTGGGTGACCGCGGGCGACGACCTCGTCCAGGCCAAGCTCGTCACCGGGCGCGGCAACGGCGTCCAGATCCGCGGCCTCAGGATGTTCGAGCGCGAGAGCAACACCATCCGCCGGATCGTCGATGCCGAGCGTGCCCGGCCCTACGAAGGCGGCTGGATCCTCGAGAATGTCTCGATCTACGACAGCGGCATGAACATGGTGCTCCGCCGCCCCGCCATGCGCGCGCTGGAAGGGGTCGAGCCGCAACGCTTCACCCTCGCCAAGGTCGATCCCAACGCGCAGGACATCCGCAGCCTCACCCACAATATCGGCGAGATGGAGCGGGCCGGGGTCACCACCGCGACCGCCCGGACGGGCCTGTGGCACAAGCTCGCCCAGCCCCTGTCGACTGTGCTGATGCCGCTCCTTGCCGCCATCGCCGCCTTCGGTCTCGCCCGTTCAGGCAAGGTGCTGGTCCGCGCGGTTATCGGCATGGCCCTTGGATTTGCCTATTTCGTAATCGACAATTTCGCCGTCGCCCTCGGCAATGTGGGAGCCTATCCGCCGCTGCTCGCGGCCTGGGCACCGTTCCTGCTCTTCCTGCTGATCGGCGAGACGGTGATGATCCGTTTGGAGGAATGA
- the lptF gene encoding LPS export ABC transporter permease LptF, whose product MSLIDRYIARAIAIPLFGTLVLAAMLLVLDKMLRLFDFVINAGGPVSVVWRMLANLLPEYFALGIPIGLMLGILLAFRRLALSSELDALRGVGAGFERLLRVPYGYAALLLLLNLFIVGWLQPWTHYGYERLRFDLRSGALGASLKVGEFNTLSKRFTIRIDRSENAGTQLHGIFVQADNKGTGIVATAAHGRFLATDDPDTILLRLEEGRLIQQDPKFTTPRTLAFRSYDLPIKLPRVDSFRARAQDETEEMILPELITASYGGKVTGEANLAARSNLMFRMVEVVMMLLLPLLAVSLAVPPKRSSSSLGIFIGIVMVVAYHKVNQWAEDAGARGDYTPEIVMFVPFVLFAALILWMYLTLSRKPGGQPIGALERGGAKAWTFIKRLLPRPRRRVAASDAA is encoded by the coding sequence ATGTCGCTGATCGACCGCTACATCGCCCGGGCCATCGCCATCCCCCTGTTCGGCACCCTGGTGCTGGCGGCGATGCTGCTTGTCCTCGACAAGATGCTGCGGTTGTTCGATTTCGTCATCAACGCCGGGGGTCCGGTCAGCGTGGTCTGGCGGATGCTGGCGAATCTCCTGCCCGAATATTTCGCGCTCGGGATCCCGATCGGGCTGATGCTCGGGATCCTGCTCGCCTTCCGCCGGCTGGCGCTGTCGAGCGAGCTCGATGCGTTGCGCGGGGTCGGCGCGGGCTTCGAGCGGCTGCTGCGGGTGCCCTACGGCTATGCGGCGCTGCTGCTGCTGCTCAACCTGTTCATCGTCGGCTGGCTCCAGCCCTGGACCCATTATGGCTATGAGCGGCTGCGCTTCGACCTGCGCTCGGGTGCGCTCGGCGCGAGCCTCAAGGTCGGCGAGTTCAACACGCTGTCGAAGCGCTTCACCATCCGCATCGACCGGAGCGAAAATGCCGGGACCCAGCTTCACGGCATCTTCGTCCAGGCCGACAACAAGGGCACAGGCATCGTCGCCACCGCCGCGCATGGCCGCTTCCTCGCCACCGACGATCCCGACACGATCCTGCTTCGGCTCGAGGAGGGCCGGCTGATCCAGCAGGACCCGAAGTTCACGACCCCGCGCACGCTCGCCTTCCGGAGCTACGACCTGCCGATCAAGCTTCCCCGCGTCGACAGCTTCCGCGCCCGCGCGCAGGACGAGACCGAGGAGATGATCCTGCCCGAGCTGATCACCGCCAGCTATGGCGGAAAGGTCACCGGCGAGGCCAATCTCGCCGCCCGGTCCAATCTCATGTTCCGGATGGTCGAGGTGGTGATGATGCTGCTCCTCCCGCTGCTCGCGGTGAGCCTCGCCGTGCCGCCCAAAAGGTCGAGCTCGAGCCTCGGCATCTTCATCGGGATCGTGATGGTGGTCGCCTATCACAAGGTCAACCAGTGGGCCGAGGATGCGGGCGCGCGCGGCGACTACACGCCCGAGATCGTGATGTTCGTGCCGTTCGTCCTGTTCGCTGCGCTGATCCTGTGGATGTACCTGACGCTGTCGCGCAAGCCCGGTGGCCAGCCGATCGGCGCGCTCGAACGCGGCGGGGCCAAGGCCTGGACATTCATCAAGCGGCTGCTGCCGCGTCCGCGCCGCCGTGTGGCGGCTTCCGACGCCGCATGA
- a CDS encoding acylglycerol kinase family protein: MGKARIALLSNPKSTGNLSQLPRIRAFCAEHPDIFHYEVEKADQVGCALKTIALVRPKMLVINGGDGTVQAALTELVNGGHFGDQRPPVAVLPNGKTNLIALDLGAQGDPIEALKHLLEIAEGDLSDRLVARELIALTSDGRTTPVIGMFLGGAGLADTMKYCREKIYPLGLPNGLSHVITAVAVMVRQMLGMGGGILPPKPSPIEVKVRRHGTLSGRFALLAVTTLEKLLLGSDLHTAGKGPLKLLAVDHRSSSLLRGLFAGLGGRLGRKKLSGVHVEEADEISIEGDRSSVFLDGEMFEAGIGNPIRLTPAAPLSFVRLAA, from the coding sequence ATGGGCAAGGCTCGAATCGCCCTGCTCAGCAATCCCAAGTCGACCGGCAACCTGTCGCAGCTGCCGCGTATCCGGGCCTTTTGCGCCGAGCATCCCGACATCTTCCACTACGAGGTGGAAAAGGCCGACCAGGTCGGCTGCGCGCTCAAGACGATCGCGCTCGTTCGCCCGAAGATGCTGGTCATCAACGGAGGCGACGGAACGGTGCAGGCGGCGCTGACCGAACTCGTCAACGGCGGCCATTTCGGCGACCAGCGGCCCCCGGTCGCGGTCCTCCCGAACGGTAAGACCAACCTCATCGCGCTCGACCTTGGCGCCCAGGGCGATCCGATCGAGGCGCTCAAGCACCTGCTCGAGATCGCCGAGGGCGACCTCAGCGACCGGCTCGTCGCGCGCGAACTCATCGCATTGACCAGCGATGGTCGGACCACGCCGGTCATCGGCATGTTTCTCGGCGGGGCCGGCCTCGCCGACACGATGAAATATTGCCGCGAGAAGATCTATCCGCTCGGGCTTCCCAACGGGCTCAGCCATGTCATCACCGCGGTTGCGGTGATGGTCCGGCAGATGCTGGGCATGGGTGGCGGCATCCTTCCGCCCAAGCCGAGCCCGATCGAGGTCAAGGTCCGTCGCCACGGGACGCTCAGCGGCCGCTTCGCGCTGCTGGCGGTGACCACGCTCGAGAAGCTCCTGCTCGGAAGCGATCTCCATACTGCGGGCAAGGGCCCGCTGAAGCTGCTCGCGGTCGACCACCGTTCGAGCTCGCTCCTGCGCGGCCTGTTCGCGGGTCTTGGCGGACGGCTCGGGCGAAAGAAGCTCTCCGGCGTCCATGTCGAGGAAGCCGACGAGATTTCGATCGAGGGCGATCGCAGCTCTGTGTTTCTCGACGGCGAGATGTTCGAGGCCGGGATCGGCAATCCGATCCGCCTGACCCCGGCCGCGCCCTTGTCCTTTGTCCGTCTCGCCGCCTGA
- a CDS encoding PaaI family thioesterase → MSDSLPPYAKLLQLRSERGADGRRLFVMPFHDDVIGRPGFLHGGAIAGLLEFAAYGELAEALHGRGVTPKPISVTIDYLLGGKDRDTFAAATIERLGARIANVEAFAWQKDRSTPIASARINFLLGPAA, encoded by the coding sequence ATGTCCGATAGCCTTCCTCCCTATGCGAAGCTCCTGCAGCTTCGGAGCGAACGCGGCGCCGATGGCCGGCGCCTGTTCGTCATGCCCTTTCACGACGATGTGATCGGCCGCCCCGGTTTTCTCCACGGCGGCGCAATCGCCGGGCTGCTCGAGTTCGCGGCCTATGGCGAGCTGGCCGAGGCGCTCCACGGCCGGGGCGTGACGCCCAAGCCGATCTCGGTGACGATCGACTATCTCCTCGGCGGCAAGGATCGCGATACCTTCGCGGCCGCGACGATCGAGCGGCTGGGCGCGCGCATCGCCAATGTCGAGGCCTTCGCCTGGCAGAAAGACCGCTCGACCCCGATTGCCAGCGCACGGATCAACTTCCTGCTCGGCCCCGCGGCCTAG
- a CDS encoding acyl carrier protein, which yields MTDRDERKAAIERLIAEFNKKGIAVSEDTRFAQDLEWDSLTVMDFVAAVEDEFDIIITMNRAAEIETVGALIDAVGELKGE from the coding sequence ATGACCGACCGTGACGAACGCAAGGCCGCGATCGAGCGCCTGATTGCCGAATTCAACAAGAAGGGCATTGCCGTGAGCGAGGACACCCGCTTCGCCCAGGACCTCGAATGGGACAGCCTGACGGTGATGGACTTCGTCGCCGCCGTCGAGGACGAGTTCGACATCATCATCACCATGAACCGCGCGGCCGAAATCGAGACCGTCGGGGCGCTGATCGACGCGGTCGGCGAGCTCAAGGGCGAATAA